Genomic window (Primulina eburnea isolate SZY01 chromosome 8, ASM2296580v1, whole genome shotgun sequence):
TTCCAACTGAAAAGTCAGTTCAGGAAATGCCTCAAGCATCTTCTGCTGAATAGCAACTGTACACTGAAGCCGAActttattttgcaaacattgaaGAAATTATCCAAGCAGTGGTGCAGGATACTAATTTGAGTGAACCTATGTCTAatccagttgatcactctgctgatcaaatccatCCAGAGGTCACCATTTCTTCAGAAGAACCAGTTCAGCAAGATCCAGTTGCTGACCAAGCTATTTCGACTGATGTGCCGATTGATTCTCACATTCACtctttagaggcaccagttttggTCTCATCACCATCTGCCATTCATCTATCCAGTTCCTCTGCCGATCAGAATCCACCCTCACCGCctccagttcaaggagaaattatTGTAACTGATGTTCCAGTTCAGAATTTTGCTGtttcaactgaacaagcttTAGTCATTTCTGAACAGACAACAAGAGAACCAGGAACATCTCATCAGTCATCTCCTCCATCTTCATTAGATattgatcttatttttgaagaagttcagcaTATGCAGGAAAGtatgcaacaaataatcactGCCATATCGAAGATTCAGAACACTCAGCTGTCACCCACTCTGAAGTTGGACTCTTCCCATCAgttcaacttagaaaaactaAACGCCATACAAGCAACTGTTACCTCTCTGACCTTTGTCGTTGACGATATACAGAGAAACAGAGGGATATTTTCCAGtctcactgccactcaagactctATCAACAAACGAGTCGACAGTGTAGAATCTCTTGTTTCAAGAAAAATCGACTTGCTTCAAGTTGCAATGACTACTGCTATCAGCAATATTTCCGACTATGTCCATCTCCTATCTATTGATGTTAGAAAATTATCTTCTaagatggagctgtttgacaaaaGGGGAAAGAGAACTGATTTTAGAAAAGCAGAAACTGATTTTAGAAAAGCAGAAGTAATCTTAAATTCATTCTTGTATCTatgaagaatatgagttcagttgaatctacatcttattttatctacaagagttcagttattcagttatattttattctaagttttgtcaaacaccataaagggggaaattgttggaaacttaattccggtgttttgacaaaaagacttaccaactgaactaagcaactgaactgatcatcaactgaacacgtcatctgctgaactcAGTCAACTGTtcgatacaactgaagttcattctcggcaactgattcgttaccagctgatctctcagctgtacacgtcatcagttgaaagcgacaacagaCAAAAGTACATACACCTGCAACTAGTAGAGGAACGCCGCATTGCAGAATGAACAGTATACaattgtcagaatatatcgacgtggcaatcaacggttagaatattcaaacattctttaatgttaccgttgagaggagagcctataaatagtcgaagacagcaactgaagaaataccgactttcagttatctcattctACTTGTTGTTaagctgcaaaaatatctactcacaatcagaaatcaaagctcacgcttattagtcatatcaatagtattcaagactacattctcgagcttaaatagcactttgtaatcgttgatagattttctaagttgtgctaaaaGATCAGTTATGATCTATAGAAgggttgtatgctaagagtttcagttttggcaaagtgataagtccaaactgaagtgggtcagtacagtgtcgtgtatttgatcaaagtcttttagtggatatcctatcttcgtgatagaagggatgacgtaggagttattcaattgttcgaacatccagaaacaaattgtggtgtGATTACttcagttatcattttcagttagatactctatatttcagtcagttagttttccgcaactgttttattcagtttaactgattgttattgaccgacgggatattcagtttcagttcgtaacaaaacttaatttatattgtcgaaaaatattttaaattcgagcagtgtttattcaacccccccttctaaacactctttattcgattaaccgatcctatcaagtttATATCGTCCTGAAAGATCCTTCTTCAAACATGGGACCGCATCACGATAGGATACTCTACCCCACAGATAGTGGTTGAACCTATCCAAATCATCTACAAGCCTCAAGTATTTAGGGTCGATCTTCGTCGTCTTTTTCCTAGTCGCCTCACCGAATACGACACAACAAAAGTATAGACTAGCCATCTTTATCTTCTCTATGTCTATACCAGTCTCGTTCTGCTCTTGGACAATAATCTTTCCCTCCAAATCACCCAAAACAATCTCAGCCTTATCGGGAAAGTGTATGGTGCCAAATACACCTCTGTCTGGTAAATCTTCGGGCTCTATAGCTCAATCGAGACCCGATATTAAACAATATACTAACAAAGAAAATCTAAGAGGCTTTTTTGCGCACCACCATCCACAAATCATCACTACTAGTATCAAGTATCTGGCTTACTCATTAAATACCATAGAATTTGGCTGGAAATATTAAAATCTCTATAATACCTAACTAAATTACCAAAAGGCGaatgctaaaaaaaaaaaattggttatcTCCTCGTTGTTCAAATATCGATAAATCTTTTCAGCAATCTCTTTATATCTCGATTGAATTGTCAACTTACATCGAAAAATGGCATCTCTGTCTAGTTTTCTCGGCAAATAGACCTGTGACAAAAAAATGGTCGACCATAAAATTTGGTGGAACAACAATTATGGTCGACCACTCATAAAACGTGGTAGACCATAAAATTAATGGTCGACCATAAAAATTAGTCGACCATCAAAGATATTTGACCAATTTTTATGGTCGACAATGGTGGAAAACCATAGTTGATTACgctcacacacacacaacaaaCATAACTCAAAAATACGATTACAATTCAGAAGAAACAAATCGaaataaaagcgaaaaattacCACATTTTCGTTTGCCATTCCTTCGGTTGACTTTTGCGAAGACTCGACAGAAACGTTTTTTAGGGAACGGAGGGTGCGGCGAGGGTTTAGGGAGCCACTGGTGGAATATGGTTCTTTGCTGTTTTTTTTGGATAAAGAGTGTTTAATCGTGTTTTTTTACAGATTTTAAACTTAAAACGTAGGGACATAAAGGTAGATTTCATTATGGATCCTTTTTTTAAAAGTCCAAAGGCTAGAAAACAAATCAAACAAGGTATTAAGTAAAATAGCAGCTTTATCAAACCTACTTAACAGAGCCAAGGATTTGATGGGATTAGTGATAAGAGATGAGATTTAACAAATAATATTCTTGAGCGTAAAGGTGAGTGTTCATTCGGACCATTTCACTTTGACCAAACTGAATTTTCGGTTCACCTAAAATCCAAACCGAATTAAACGATTCGGTTcgtttaaaaatcaaaattattttggGTTTTTGGTTAAccggattttttaaaaaaaaactaattttttaatttatagttAATTATTTGTCATTTTTTAGATAAAAACACGACTCATCCAAATTTTTTCTTAGAAAATAACCAAGAATctgaaagaaaaacaaagatAGTATATTTAAGTCAGTCAATTAAATTTGCAATTTCAAGTAATTAAGTTTACTTACCTATTATAAATACATAATATTTTtgcaaatatttattaattattatacaaGAATGACTTATTTAAatagatatatttaaatatgaCATCTGAGTTTTAactaatatatttaaaataacgtctaattcaaaacataaatcaaaataaaagtTAAATACATTATTATATTTGATTTTGAATACAATACACAAATAAGACAGAGTAGGTTCAACCATaccaatatttacaataaaaattaatattcttaggtattgtttggtacatgggataagagtgggattgataaataatctcacttatcccatgtttggtacctttttaaaaaatcataaattttgATAAAGATAAAACATACTTTGTAagaggtgtgataattttaatgtaatgataaaatacattacaaatgacttaattacccccaatttaaatacatttaagttaatgttaaatgtttattaaatacatacatgtatacaaatatatagatacatatatacacacacaaaaatatatatatatatatatatatatatagacacatgtatatatgtgtgtgtgtgtttatatatatatagataaaatttaagaattgagatatgcaattacaagatcttgataacaatgaaatataagtttttatgatatgattaattttttcattacaattcaatatataaatttaatcacttttgttaaaatcatacaaaacattcaacatattatcttatcattatatttatcTTTGATTTATCCTTATACTATATATCACTTACTTATCATATCTTATGTACCAAACTGTaccttagtataaaaagtaatattttttatggatgagccaaataagatatatgtctcataaaatacgatccgtggaccatgagactgtctcacacgaATTTTTGCCAATAAGACAATACAAGTGCAACCAGAATATAAAAACGAATACATTACTAATTTAGAATATAAAAACACTCAACATAATCAAGCATAAGAAACTTCTCAAACTCCCCTACATTCACTTCAATCTACTTTTTAATAATTGCTACATATTCAGGCCTTCACATGTGATGTTGCTGAAGTTTCCAGTTTTATTATCTTcactttttttttagttttcgtTAGTTAACTGTGGAGATTAAAACTGAAGGTTGAATCTAGACTCCCGCTCGTTTGATTAGTAATTAGATTTTTACATTTTGGCCCTCGTGTGTACAAACATCACTCAAATATTAtgaaattgaaattaattataatttgattaaatgttGACTGAATTTTACAATTAATATTTATGGTAAAATTATGCAATTCATTGATATTGTAGGTTAAGAAggaaaaatattgaaataatctttttttaaaaaattatttatagtttttgaaaggaatcttaaaaaaaaaaaaacttttaaacATTGATTTGGCAATTTGGTAGTATCATCATGGGTCACCATTAAATTTTGGCAACTTATTCGTTTTCATGGGGGGTGTGTTGCTGCGTGGTTGATCTTTCCTCAGAATCTTCTATTTTCTTGTAAGAAACGATTGCGGAGTTTTTTTTTGTCGTAGAATCCAAACATGACCACCGACCCAGAGAAAGAACGATTCTTGAAGGAGTTCGGCGGGGATTATGGGTATCCTGGTGCTCCAAAAAACATTGATGATTTAAGGGCTAACGAATTCAAAAGATTGAATGGTTTGCTTgtcttttgttttttgtttaaatttcCTCTTTATTTGTTTAGGAGAGTGATCCGCAAAGAAATAATTACAAGTTTCACGATTCGTAGTAAGAAACGTGAATCATTATGTAAAGATGTTTTCGAATACCACAGGTATTAATTTAGGGGGAGTTCGGAATTTCTTTCGTTGTACTTttaatcctttttttttttggtatgtGAAAAGATTTAAGATTCTTGATTTGAACTAGAAGTATCCCGCACCTGGTTTTGCCAAAATAAATTTGATAGAGGTACCTAGTTTTAACTTTGAGACTGTCTTTTTACCCTATATTTGTAATTAAGAGATGAAATGAAAGCTTCTTGATTCACAATCAAGGATTTGGAAGTAGTGACATTATTTTTCTTAATTGATGTATTGTGGTGTTGGGCTTTGTAGAGGTAGTGTATTTGGACCATGCTGGAGCAGCTTTGTATTCCGAGTTACAAATGGAAGCCGTTTTCAAGGATTTCAACTCCACGCTCTATGGGAATCCTCgtatccttttttttttttttttttgtacaaaAGGGTCAAAAAGTTCACTTTTAGGTTGCGATGTTTAAATTATATGTGGTTCCTTATTTACGATTTTTATTAGACAGCCAGAACAACTGTAGCTTGACGACTGGTGATATTGTTGGTGAGGCTCGCCGGCAGGTGAGGCAATATTTTGGGGctcctttttttttatatatctttTTCCTGATCATAGTATTGATTATATTCCAAAATTTATTGTACGGCGGTTTATGATGTTGGGCAGGTGCTTGATTTTTTTAATGCGTCCCCTGGAGAATATAAATGTGTCTTTACCTCTGGGGCAACAGCAGCACTGAAACTGGTTGGCGAAACGTTTCCATGGAGCAACCGAAGTACTTTTATGTATACCATGGAGAATCACAACAGTGTCCTTGGTATTAGGGAGTATCCTTCTTTTTGAATGACAAAGTATTTGTTATCAGGCACGTGTAGAACACTTGTAATTGATTTTTTGATACAAAAGTGACGAAGAACCAAAATTTTTTCACTTAAGCATAAGTCATAGTTGGTGATCATCGTTCAGATTAACTCTTTTTAAGCTGTAATAACATTTGAGTCATATCTGCAATCCTTGTTTACGGAAATTGTCTCCCTTGACGATAGTTAGATATGCTCTAAGAGAAGGAGCTGCAGCGATTGCAGTAGACATTGAAGCGAATTCCGTACATAATCAACGATTTAGTGGTAAATCTGCGGTAAATATTAGACCACACCATGTACAAATAAGAGGAGAAACCTGGTGTGGAAAAGAGGAGTTCACCAGTTAAGTTATATGTGAATTATTTCCCAGACAGGATTAATTtgaattttgagcattttcaacTTTTTAACTCTGACCTTTTTCCTGGAATTCTTACGTGCTTTGCTTTGCCGGAACTTGAATTTAGCATGTATGTCCCATCTTGGTGAAATTATTGACAATGTGTGGCTTGCTTTATAGAGAAAATCGTTAGTGGTATTCTTAGACCGTAGTACTTTGTGAAGTTATAAGAAATATTTGCATTCAATTTCATCTTTGATATTCCTCGATGGAGCAGGGAGAGATTGAGAGGAAAGAAGAATCATTTTATCTCTCGATATGATCTAATTTACTTCTATTGGTACTACAGGCAACACATACAATTTATTTGCATTTCCTTCAGAATGCAACTTTTCAGGTCAGAGATTTAAACTTGACCTTGTAAATGATATCAAGGAAGATTCATATGAAATCTCTGGAACTTTTACGCCTCAAAGGTGAATTCCTAGAGTTAATGTCTTGTTTTAACATGATGATTAGCGGACTAAAAACTGTGAAACTATGGTTATCCATCGATTTTTTTGCTTTCATCCAAaatggaatttttgaaatttcttcTATTGTGCCTGTGGAATTAGGCTCCCTTACGTGTTTTGTGGCTTTGATACTTATGAGCAGAGGGCACTGGATGGTTCTCATTGATGCTGCAAAAGGAAGTGCAACAATACCTCCCGATTTATCTAAATACAAGGCAGATTTTGTTGTCTGCTCATTCTATAAGGTGCTGATTTAAGGTTTCTATATTGATCTATGTTAAAAAATGATAGCTTCTAATATTCCTGTAAATAtatttgttttcttcagctaTTTGGATATCCGACAGGAATTGGAGCTCTTATTATCCGAAATGGTAAGGTTGCTGTCCAATGGGGTGGTAATCATTACGATTCATAGGTATTTTTCTAGTGATATGAACCAACAAATTAACCCCTGATATATACGTGTTATACAGAACATGCAAATTTATTGAAGAAGACTTATTTTAGTGGAGGTTTGTTCATAGGCCTGCTCTCCCAGTTATATCCATATTTAATTGCAGTGCGACTTGCTTACATTAGAATTCTGTCAGGCACAGTGGCTGCATCCATTGCAGATATTGACTTTTATAAAAGAAGGGATGGTATTGAGGAATACCTTGAGGATGGAACTATATCATTTCTCAGCATTGCATCTCTTCGTCATGGGTTCAAAATCCTCAATGACTTAACTATGTCTGCGATATCCAGGTATGGAAGAACTTATTGTCATCCACACACTTGTAATTAGCAATTTGATATATGTCCAGTTAGACGGCTATGGTGAATTCCTCAAGATTTTAAGTAACAGAGTCTTGGTAGAGTGTTTTGATCTTGTTTACGTTGTCCTTGTATCACTGACCTAATGACAGCAGTATAGACTCAATACATGTATATCTACCAGTTTCCTTGTTCACCACTTCAATTATTTGGTTTCTATCATTTAACTTCCATAAACTTGGAAATTCAAACTTTTTAGATGTAGTATTTTTCAATCGAtgatttgaataaatgttgtgGTATAGTCCATACAGATATCTCTATAATTACCTATACCTCAAACATAGAGAATACATGGTTGAAGCTTGCAGTGATTATATGCTCTGTCCTATTTCCTTGTTAATAATTTGAAATTGGATTATTTGACAGTTAAGAGGGAGAATTCCCCATATACATCCTGCCAACATAATAGTCTTGTTTTggataattgttttttttttagaaatttcTTATTTTGTTTATATCGAAATGTATAATGTTGGTGGTGAACCTGTGTGCTAAGAGGGTTTTAACGTTAAAGGCATTCGGTGTCACTTGCTACGTATGTGAGGAGATCGCTCGTGGACATGAGACATGTTAATGGCAAAAGTGCCTGTGTTGTATATGGCTTAAATTGTCAAGAGGTTGGTTTTTCCTTCTAGAAGACAGTTTATTTGATTCTTTCAGTcagtaataattttttaatttgaaagtGGCAACTTTTGTTACTCTTTGTGGTGATCTAATCTTGAATGTGCATCCATGCATATGCTGCTTCTACTAACTTTATGATCCCAATATTTTGCTGTCAGTTATTGTCCAGTGAAATGGGCCCTACAGTTTCATTTAACTTGAAAAGGCCAGATGGATCATGGTTTGGGTATCGGGAGGTGGAGAAATTGGCATCTGTATCAAGTATTCAGCTACGGGTAAGACTTATGACCATTTTCCAAGAAGCATGTTCACATTTGCCCATCATTTTAGAGTTCTAGTAGAGAGATGCATTTTTGAAAGATTTCCCTTCTATGATCTCGCTGTGGAGATTTACTTGGGGAAGGAAACATTTTATTCAGATTCCCTGTGCTCACTGATATAAGTCATACATCAAAACTGTAATATAAGCGCGGGTATAAGTCTATTTATTTAGTTAGTTACCAAGAAAAATATGGTCCATATGTTTTGGAGATTTCTCGTATATCTTCTCCTTTTCTTTCATATGATAAATGCTCATGCTTAGACAGGATGCTTTTGTAACCCTGGTGCATGTGCAAAACATCTCGGTTTGTCTCATTCAGATCTTCTTTCTAATGCTGAGGTATATCTGGTTTGCAACTCATTGTGCTTGCACATCAAGTATCTATTAAATGGAGTTCCTAGTGTGGTCTAAGTTTTTTCAATTATATTTTGTGTTATTCAGGCAGGACACATATGCTGGGATGATCATGATGTATTGAATGGGAAGCCAACTGGATCTGTTAGAGTTTCATTTGGTTACATGTCAACATTTGAAGATGCTCGAGTATACTTTTCTGAATTAATGAGTTCTTCCTGTTATCATAATGCAAATTATCTTCCTTATGCTTTCCTTTCTTGTTTTTTAAGAATTTACATGGTTCGCAATATAAGTTGAGTTATAATATATCTTAAACTAGTCTTTAATGTATTGACTGGTTTcataatgatattttaaaacgaCTTGTTCGTCGTAGGAGTTCATAAATTATGGATTACGATGCAAGTTTTGCTTTATTAACATGGCTGCCCATCAACAGCGTATATTTCTAGATATTGTGGGCATTTGAGTCTCTTATTTATTATCATTCAAAGTACTATTGTgcagaaatttttaaaattcattGAGAGTACATTCGTGTCCTTGCCTGTTCAATCTGCATACTTGGATTTAATGAGACAAAGGCCTTCTCAACCTCTGTCGGAAGGTTAATTTTCCATTATGTATTTTATAATTCAACTATTTATGCTTTTTGTTTCTTCTATTGTTTTTTACATTACATTTTTACGGTATTGAAATGCTCAAATAAGAGATAAGATGTCACTTTCTATTGTGTTAAAACTAACTATCCTTATCCTCTATTCTCCAATTGCAGATGCTAGTGGAGTTACTGCTAGATATTTTTTGAAATCTATTATGGTGTATCCAATAAAATCATGTGCAGGGTTCAACGTGGAGAGCTGGCCTTTGAGTAGTACCGGTATAATTTAAACTACCTCATTAACTTCAATGTCAAACTAGCTAGGCTGTGTTTTTCTCTGTCTTGTAAATGAATTGATGCTTTTTATAAATCccgtttattaattttttaaacctGAAGCATGAATATATATAGACgaaaacttttatttttaaaatgttttataCCATATTTCCAATCCAATGTGATAGTATGTTGACATATGGATCCCAAAGGCACGGCACATTATGTGAGAAAGGTCTTTTCGTACAACTTATCAGAAGTCATTCGAAACTGATGGCCAGCTACCTTAAAAAGGGCAGGCTGATCCGCTGATATTTTATTGTGATCATAAAATCTAGACTTACGAATCAGGGCTCCAATAAATTTCAGGATTATTACATGATAGAGAATGGCTTCTCAAGAGCTTGAGCGGGGAAATCCTAACCCAAAAAAAGGTGAATAATCTAATTGTTTGATGGAATAAAACAGCAAATGTTGTGTCCACGGGAATTATTGCATTTTATGACTGGTTTTTAGCATCTGTCTTGTTATTTTAACCTCTATTGTAGCATCTTTTGTGTTTTTCTCTTAGAACGGGACTTCATATGAAGTTTGTTTGTATGTAATGCCAAGGCCAGTTTAATGATTTAGGATTTCAGGTTCCACATATGTGCTATATTACTACATCTGTTGATCTCAAACTTGGAGTACTTTTTGTCGAGTCACCTCGTTGCAATGAGAAACTACAGATTAAGCTCATATCAGATTCTTCAGTTGCTGAAGGAGAACAGATAAAAACATATTATCAAAGGTGAAATTTCCTTTTGTTTTCTTAATTCTTTCGGACACTGTAAAAACTTCATTTTTTTCCCAGCATCACATGGGCTTATCCCTTCCACGAAATGATAAGTTGAATAGTTTGTCACACGCTTATCATAGATGATGATTTCTTCTAGATTGTCGATCGAGGTATTGATAAATTTATGAATGAAACTTCGATGCTAAGAcaaatattcaatattattTAACTTTCATTCTGTCAAGATAAATGACAATTAGGTATGTGCTATAAATTCTGCTTCATAATTTgtaattttgttttattttcgtCATTTATGGTTTGATTGCTTAAGTTGGTTATTTGTGTTTAAGTGAGCACAATCTTTTCTTTTACCTGCACTTTCCTGTgtgtctacttggccttgactAACTAGTTGAATGGCTGCTATGATATGGCTAAGGAGTGTGTATTTGCTTATGCACACTATTTGATTTTTCATGATTTATTCTCTCTAGTCCGAAGGAAAATTTGATCCGAAGCAAATCTGATCATGGTCATGTTACCTATATTTTcaatatttctgaaaatttcagatTCTTAAGATTTTTTGGTTCCACGGGGCTGTGTTTgtgatattttaataaatatattttccttaagaaaagaaagaaatatgGAAAAACAAACCCACTGGTGATGAGAGTTCATATTTCTTTATTGTTTGGACAGATATGAAATCCCAGTTTGCAAAAATGACATCGATGTTTGGTTTAGCAGTGCCATTGGTTTGCCTTGCACACTTGTGAGGAGCTCCGCTTCCGAGAACCACTTGTGTTCTAACAGGAACGACACTATTCCTCAAATGTGCAGAGATTTACAGACAAAACTGAATTTTGTCAATGAAGGTCAATTTTTGCTCATATCTGAGGCAAGTGTTATCGATCTGAACAGCAGATTAAAGTCTAGTAAGCCCTATGCAACTTGCTTGCAATATCAAATGTTCTTCCATAAATCGAGATATCTTTTATTTGGAATTTGTTGTCCTAGGTCCTTTATACCCAATTCGTTTTAAGAATTATAATATTGAGTAACGTTGGTATACATTTTTACATCAGGCATGCTAATTTGTTAAAAGCAAGAACAAGCTGCATGAGAAAGATGATTGGATTTGGGTAACATCAATTGGATTTGACCTTATTACTGCAAACTAGAGAAATACTTCTTGAGAAACAAAATCAAGTTTTTAATGAAATCATTTTTTGGCAGCTCAAATGAATTTAGAATCAATAGTTTTTTGTATTTTTGCCTTTTTTATGTTGTGATAAGTTtcgcaaaaaaaatatttatatttgagAAATATTACTGATTTgtctataaatatatagttttgcTTGCATCTAATTTTCATCTTTCAAATGGGTTCCCACGTATGATACTTTGATACGGGCATGGTGATATggatttttctaaaaatttaaGATATTGCTAGGCAAGGATTAGATGTTTTTTATATGCGTATGCGTTTGTTTGTAGACACCAAGTATATATATCTACTAATCTAAAGAATTCTTTTTATATAGCAATATAATTCAAAGTACACCTAGTAAATTTTTGAGATGTCTGCATAATGAAGTTCATGTGTCGTAACATGATTTTTGTTCAATCACGATGAGATGCGGCTAATAAAAGATGTCATTGCCCATGGGAAGAAGCATTACTTATATATTTTATCTTTGTTGCAGAATTGCAAAATAGCTCCCGTGGACAGTTTGTCGAAGTCTCTACATCCAGATTCCGCCCCAACTTAGTTGTGTCCGGTGGTGAACCCTATGCAGAAGATAGATGGAGAAGTATAAAGATCGGAGACAAAAATTTCGCTGTGAGTTAACATATAGTATTTTCAAGATTTACAAAAAGTACCATGAGTTGGAGTTTGAATTTTCTTAGAGGTTAATAGCTTTTAGATTTCAGTCATGCCAAGATGCATGCTAATAACTCTCGGAATTTTGGATTTTACAAGGAAGATGTGGAAGCATGGAAAAattacttgaaggaagaatcaTTATATAGTGCCATGTCTCTCGTTGG
Coding sequences:
- the LOC140838874 gene encoding molybdenum cofactor sulfurase-like; amino-acid sequence: MTTDPEKERFLKEFGGDYGYPGAPKNIDDLRANEFKRLNEVVYLDHAGAALYSELQMEAVFKDFNSTLYGNPHSQNNCSLTTGDIVGEARRQVLDFFNASPGEYKCVFTSGATAALKLVGETFPWSNRSTFMYTMENHNSVLGIREYALREGAAAIAVDIEANSVHNQRFSGKSAVNIRPHHVQIRGETWCGKEEFTSNTYNLFAFPSECNFSGQRFKLDLVNDIKEDSYEISGTFTPQRGHWMVLIDAAKGSATIPPDLSKYKADFVVCSFYKLFGYPTGIGALIIRNEHANLLKKTYFSGGTVAASIADIDFYKRRDGIEEYLEDGTISFLSIASLRHGFKILNDLTMSAISRHSVSLATYVRRSLVDMRHVNGKSACVVYGLNCQELLSSEMGPTVSFNLKRPDGSWFGYREVEKLASVSSIQLRTGCFCNPGACAKHLGLSHSDLLSNAEAGHICWDDHDVLNGKPTGSVRVSFGYMSTFEDARKFLKFIESTFVSLPVQSAYLDLMRQRPSQPLSEDASGVTARYFLKSIMVYPIKSCAGFNVESWPLSSTGLLHDREWLLKSLSGEILTQKKVPHMCYITTSVDLKLGVLFVESPRCNEKLQIKLISDSSVAEGEQIKTYYQRYEIPVCKNDIDVWFSSAIGLPCTLVRSSASENHLCSNRNDTIPQMCRDLQTKLNFVNEGQFLLISEASVIDLNSRLKSKLQNSSRGQFVEVSTSRFRPNLVVSGGEPYAEDRWRSIKIGDKNFASLGGCNRCQMINMTAKGGTVHRSNEPLATIASYRRLKGKIYFGILLRLDDNIEQDVYLCVGQEIFANTD